In Spea bombifrons isolate aSpeBom1 chromosome 12, aSpeBom1.2.pri, whole genome shotgun sequence, the following proteins share a genomic window:
- the ETS1 gene encoding protein C-ets-1: MKAALDIKPTLTIIKTEKAEYESYPCSDMECADVPLLTPSSKEMMSQALRATFSGFTKEQQRLGIPVDPREWTDANVRDWVSWAVNEFTLKGVDFQKFGMSGAALCALGKECFLQLAPDFVGDILWEHLEILQKDSKSYQTSDLTPAYPEPRYTSDYFISYGIEHAQCVPPSEFSEPSFITESYQTLHPISSEELLSLKYETEYPSSLLRDPLQPDSLQGDYFTIKQEVVSPDNMCVGRISRGKLGGQESFESIESHDSCDRLTQSWGSQSSYSSLQRVPSYDSFDSEDYPAALPSHKPKGTFKDYVRDRAELNKDKPVIPAAALAGYTGSGPIQLWQFLLELLTDKSCQSFISWTGDGWEFKLSDPDEVARRWGKRKNKPKMNYEKLSRGLRYYYDKNIIHKTAGKRYVYRFVCDLQSLLGYVPEELHAMLDVKPDTDE; this comes from the exons ACATGGAGTGCGCCGACGTGCCCCTTCTCACCCCGAGCAGCAAGGAGATGATGTCACAGGCGCTCCGCGCCACCTTCAGCGGATTCACCAAAGAGCAGCAGCGGCTGGGCATTCCTGTCG ATCCCCGCGAGTGGACGGACGCCAACGTCAGAGACTGGGTGTCCTGGGCCGTGAACGAGTTCACCCTGAAGGGAGTGGACTTCCAGAAGTTTGGGATGAGCGGAGCGGCGCTGTGTGCGTTGGGCAAGGAGTGCTTCCTCCAGCTGGCCCCGGACTTCGTGGGCGACATCCTCTGGGAACACCTGGAGATCCTGCAGAAAG ACTCAAAATCGTACCAAACCAGTGATTTAACCCCTGCATACCCGGAGCCAAGATATACCTCAGACTACTTCATCA GTTACGGCATCGAACATGCGCAGTGCGTCCCCCCCTCGGAGTTCTCTGAGCCCAGCTTCATCACGGAGTCGTACCAGACCCTGCACCCCATCAGTTCAGAGGAACTTTTGTCTTTGAAATACGAGACCGAATACCCCTCCTCGCTCCTGCGCGACCCCCTGCAGCCGGACTCTCTGCAGGGCGATTACTTCACCATCAAACAGGAGGTCGTGTCTCCCGACAACATGTGCGTGGGACGCATCAGCCGAG GTAAGCTGGGTGGACAGGAGTCGTTTGAAAGCATAGAGAGCCATGACAGCTGCGACCGTCTCACCCAGTCCTGGGGCAGCCAATCCTCGTACAGCAGCCTGCAGCGCGTCCCGTCCTACGACAGCTTCGACTCCGAGGACTACCCCGCGGCGCTGCCCAGCCACAAGCCCAAGGGCACCTTCAAGGACTACGTGAGAGACCGGGCCGAGCTGAACAAGGACAAGCCGGTCATCCCGGCGGCCGCTCTGGCCGGGTACACAG GCAGCGGACCCATCCAGCTGTGGCAGTTCCTCCTGGAGTTACTGACGGACAAATCGTGCCAATCATTCATCAGCTGGACGGGCGACGGCTGGGAGTTCAAACTCTCCGACCCGGACGAG GTTGCGAGACGCTGGGGGAAGAggaaaaacaaacccaaaatgaATTACGAGAAGCTGAGCCGCGGCCTGCGCTATTACTACGACAAAAACATCATCCACAAAACCGCGGGGAAGCGCTACGTCTACCGCTTCGTCTGCGACCTGCAAAGCCTGCTGGGATACGTGCCGGAGGA